A region of Trachemys scripta elegans isolate TJP31775 chromosome 24, CAS_Tse_1.0, whole genome shotgun sequence DNA encodes the following proteins:
- the LOC117869800 gene encoding tapasin-related protein-like has protein sequence MRLELGCLVLWVQLLPWGPGSFTDANFTVVQSPSEVGVIRGDNTTLNCTFSRGLSPDKGAVSWSRSRPGGEAAVPLRARFTLAYPNTFLHRGEGTLAITNVSLEDAGKYVCRVLLWGTGEARGNGTWLRVYARPSHPVVFLQFHPKPESKWTLVCRTAGFYPPPARLAWYQGSVRLPSTQPLQECGDPTGPLQASTTLDLPSSGPRATYTCQVVHPSLQNPLSTDYTYDPQHQDPPSLIAGLNLLKIALLGVLSLGVGLAAWLRPCLGRRRPLQGGEALSQKEPVRSVLGFTTRGRPSMGSPLPGAAPAAWIQGGSGNRRN, from the exons AtgaggctggagctgggctgcctGGTGCTGTGGGTCCAGCTCCTCCCCTGGGGTCCAGGTTCCTTCACAG ATGCCAACTTCACCGTGGTGCAGTCTCCATCCGAGGTGGGCGTCATCCGGGGAGACAACACCACCCTGAACTGCACCTTCTCCCGGGGCCTGTCCCCGGACAAGGGCGCCGTCTCCTGGTCCCGAAGCAGGCCGGGAGGAGAGGCCGCTGTGCCCCTGAGAGCCCGTTTCACGCTGGCCTATCCCAACACCTTCCTGCACAGAGGGGAAGGGACTCTGGCCATCACCAACGTCAGCCTGGAGGATGCTGGGAAATATGTCTGCCGGGTGCTGCTGTGGGGCACCGGGGAGGCACGAGGCAACGGGACCTGGCTGCGTGTTTATG CCCGACCCTCCCACCCAGTTGTTTTCCTCCAGTTCCACCCGAAGCCGGAGTCGAAATGGACCCTGGTTTGCAGAACCGCTGGTTTCTACCCCCCACCTGCCCGGCTCGCCTGGTACCAAGGGAGTGTCCGTCTGCCCTCAACCCAGCCACTGCAGGAGTGTGGGGACCCGACCGGACCCCTCCAAGCTTCCACCACCCTGGACTTACCCTCATCGGGGCCCAGAGCCACCTACACCTGTCAGGTGGTGCACCCGTCCCTGCAGAATCCCCTCAGCACTGACTACACCTATG ACCCGCAGCACCAGGACCCCCCCTCCCTGATCGCTGGCCTCAACCTCCTGAAAATAGCcctgctgggggtgctcagcctgggtgtggggctggctg CCTGGCTGAGGCCCTGCCTAGGGCGACGCCGCCCGCTCCAGGGGGGTGAGGCCCTGTCACAGAAGGAACCGGTCCGGTCAGTGCTGGGATTTACCACCAGAGGGCGCCCTTCCATGGGCTCCCCATTGCCAGGAGCTGCACCGGCTGCTTGGATTCAGGGGGGCTCAGGCAATAGAAGGAACTGA
- the LOC117869909 gene encoding free fatty acid receptor 3-like has protein sequence MAPQPEERALYLSIYLLTILTGFPTNLLALHALIRKLRCKATPNCILLLNLTLSDLCFLAFLPFKVAEARAGRWPLPAFLCPLSGLFYFSTIYSSTLFLTAVSVERYLAAAYPIRYKLRRRPAYAALASLGLWFCSLAHCSIVYVTELQPGGGLANATSASSKGLCYDDFTPSQLQVLLPVRLELGIVLFLVPSLLTAFCYCGFVWVVVSSPHIRRGKKQRAVGLVAATLAVFIVCFTPYNVSHVVGFVQRASPSWRDKALLLSTFNASLDPVIFYFSSSAVQHSCRRFLARLWGVCSLPPLARKVFYRRTEKLTPGPPQEQCRGLGGSQVCCSKL, from the coding sequence ATGGCCCCGCAGCCCGAGGAGCGCGCCCTGTACCTCTCCATCTACCTGCTGACCATCCTGACCGGCTTCCCCACCAACCTGCTGGCCCTGCACGCCCTCATCCGCAAGCTGCGGTGCAAGGCCACCCCTAACTGCATCCTCCTGCTCAACCTCACCCTCTCCGACCTCTGCTTCCTGGCCTTCCTGCCCTTCAAGGTGGCCGAGGCCCGGGCTGGGCGCTGGCCGCTGCCCGCCTTCCTCTGCCCCCTCAGCGGCCTCTTCTACTTCAGCACCATCTACTCCAGCACCCTCTTCCTGACGGCCGTCAGCGTGGAGCGCTACCTGGCCGCGGCCTACCCCATCCGCTACAAGCTGCGCCGCCGCCCCGCCTACGCCGCCCTGGCCAGCCTGGGCCTGTGGTTCTGCTCCTTGGCCCACTGCAGCATCGTCTACGTGACCGAGCTGCAGCCAGGCGGCGGGCTGGCCAACGCCACCAGCGCCTCCTCCAAGGGCCTCTGCTACGATGACTTCACCCCCAGCCAGCTGCAGGTGCTGCTCCCCGTGCGCCTGGAGCTGGGCATCGTCCTCTTCCTGGTGCCCTCCTTGCTCACCGCCTTCTGCTACTGCGGCTTCGTGTGGGTGGTGGTCTCCTCGCCCCACATCCGCCGGGGGAAGAAGCAGCGGGCCGTGGGCTTGGTGGCAGCCACCCTGGCCGTCTTCATCGTCTGCTTCACGCCCTACAACGTCTCCCACGTGGTGGGCTTCGTCCAGCGGGCCAGCCCGTCCTGGAGGGACAAGGCTCTGCTCTTGAGCACCTTCAACGCCAGCCTGGATCCCGTCATCTTCTACTTCTCCTCCTCCGCCGTCCAGCACTCCTGCCGCAGGTTCCTGGCCCGGCTCTGGGGcgtctgctccctgccccccttggCCAGGAAGGTCTTCTACCGCCGAACAGAGAAACTGACACCGGGACCGCCCCAGGAGCAATGCAGAGGCCTTGGGGGCAGCCAGGTTTGCTGCTCCAAGCTGTGA